A section of the Cutibacterium granulosum genome encodes:
- a CDS encoding anaerobic glycerol-3-phosphate dehydrogenase subunit C, producing MGVIEETFSGHEASRASLDACVKCTICETMCPVAKATPLYTGPKYNGPQAERFRDGASVDNSLEWCNFCGICTLHCPQGVKIAELNEQAAAKMKHQNGVPLRDRLIPLTVLEGKVLSPIAPLANWGLKQKPIRFAVEKIIKVHREAPMPEAHTETLSKWIRKHKPATKPTKGPVIFFQGCAGGYFETETSVKSIEVLEHLGYEVLVPKQGCCGLAQQSNGLFKQSTKTLLDICDKIIARGKGIPVVSSSGSCIGMIKHEAHEIMGVDDPRLHDVSVRSFDFCEFLMEEYRNGEIDLSDLKPLDLTVPYHQPCQVKSQGMGFPAVQLMELIPGVKVLESNEPCCGIAGTYGLKAERYDVSQKIGAKVFEHMREYNEGVGVCDTETCRWQITKSSGVKIVHPVWLLHQALGLSDNLLD from the coding sequence ATGGGCGTCATCGAAGAGACATTTTCTGGCCACGAGGCCTCCCGGGCCTCGCTGGACGCATGCGTCAAGTGCACCATCTGCGAGACGATGTGTCCGGTCGCCAAGGCGACCCCGCTGTACACCGGCCCGAAGTACAACGGTCCGCAGGCCGAGCGGTTCCGTGACGGAGCCTCGGTGGACAACTCCCTCGAGTGGTGCAACTTCTGCGGCATCTGCACCCTGCACTGCCCGCAGGGTGTGAAGATCGCCGAGCTCAACGAGCAGGCCGCTGCCAAGATGAAGCACCAGAACGGTGTTCCGTTGCGTGACCGTCTCATCCCGCTCACGGTGCTCGAGGGCAAGGTGCTCTCCCCGATCGCTCCGCTGGCCAACTGGGGCCTCAAGCAGAAACCGATTCGCTTCGCCGTCGAGAAGATCATCAAGGTGCACCGCGAGGCCCCGATGCCCGAGGCCCACACCGAGACCCTCTCCAAGTGGATCCGCAAGCACAAGCCTGCCACCAAGCCCACCAAGGGCCCGGTGATCTTCTTCCAGGGCTGCGCCGGCGGCTACTTCGAGACTGAGACCTCCGTGAAGTCCATCGAGGTGCTCGAGCACCTGGGCTACGAGGTGCTCGTGCCCAAGCAGGGCTGCTGTGGCCTGGCCCAGCAGTCCAACGGTCTGTTCAAGCAGTCCACCAAGACCCTGCTCGACATCTGCGACAAGATCATTGCGCGTGGCAAGGGCATCCCGGTGGTGTCCTCCTCGGGTTCCTGCATCGGCATGATCAAGCACGAGGCCCACGAGATCATGGGTGTCGACGACCCGCGTCTGCACGACGTGTCGGTGCGCTCGTTCGACTTCTGTGAATTCCTCATGGAGGAGTACCGCAACGGCGAGATCGACCTCAGCGACCTCAAGCCGCTCGATCTCACCGTGCCGTACCATCAGCCCTGCCAGGTCAAGAGCCAGGGCATGGGATTCCCGGCCGTGCAGCTCATGGAGCTCATCCCGGGCGTCAAGGTGCTGGAGTCCAACGAGCCCTGCTGCGGTATCGCTGGTACCTATGGCCTCAAGGCCGAGCGCTACGACGTCTCCCAGAAGATCGGCGCCAAGGTCTTCGAGCACATGCGTGAGTACAACGAGGGCGTCGGTGTCTGCGACACCGAGACCTGTCGCTGGCAGATCACCAAGTCCTCGGGTGTGAAGATCGTCCACCCGGTGTGGCTGCTGCACCAGGCTCTGGGACTGTCGGACAACCTGCTCGACTGA
- the glpB gene encoding glycerol-3-phosphate dehydrogenase subunit GlpB — translation MTATAAPESITVARANAPHVAVIGAGLAGLVTALRLRRAGARVTLVTKGVGGLQLGQGTIDLLGYDPERVTNPAKGIEAFAAKHPEHPYAKIGVEAVRSGVELLSEILGEKLVSGSADENVLVPTAVGAARPTAFIPESMKAGVLHGDAKMVIIGVAQYKDFHPSLIAQNLSRTVLPDGGKPQVRAVMVDFEARPGEYDATGLNLARRLDDPEVRKIFLEGLKAFVNPGEVVGLPAILGIDNHDEVLADARAILGTDVFEIASLPPSVPGMRMNNRLVKLAKDERVDYMLGTKVVGATAGSDGKLESITLHTTGHERELKADAFVLAAGGFESGALQLDSHYELHDTILDLPVKMPEGAKAENLTHGDYWGDPQPLFLSGVDVDEDMRAIHDGKPVYTNVFAAGGVIAGATRWQEKSGEGIALGSAIKAADAVAAQLGVTAAERN, via the coding sequence GTGACCGCCACTGCAGCACCTGAGTCCATCACCGTTGCCCGGGCCAACGCGCCTCATGTCGCCGTCATCGGCGCCGGTCTCGCCGGGCTCGTCACCGCGCTGCGTCTGCGCCGCGCTGGAGCACGCGTGACCTTGGTCACCAAGGGTGTCGGCGGCCTGCAGCTGGGCCAGGGCACCATCGATCTGCTGGGCTACGACCCTGAGCGGGTCACCAACCCCGCCAAGGGCATCGAGGCCTTCGCGGCCAAGCACCCCGAGCACCCGTACGCCAAGATCGGCGTCGAGGCGGTGCGTTCCGGCGTCGAGCTGCTGTCCGAGATCCTCGGTGAGAAGCTCGTCAGCGGCTCTGCCGATGAGAACGTCCTCGTGCCGACCGCGGTGGGTGCCGCCCGTCCGACGGCGTTCATCCCCGAGTCCATGAAGGCCGGCGTGCTGCATGGCGACGCCAAGATGGTCATCATCGGCGTGGCCCAGTACAAGGACTTCCATCCCTCGCTCATCGCGCAGAACCTTTCGCGCACCGTCCTGCCCGATGGTGGCAAGCCGCAGGTTCGTGCCGTCATGGTGGACTTCGAGGCTCGTCCCGGCGAGTACGACGCCACCGGCCTCAACCTGGCTCGTCGCCTTGACGATCCCGAGGTGCGCAAGATCTTCCTCGAGGGGCTCAAGGCATTCGTCAATCCCGGAGAGGTCGTCGGTCTGCCGGCCATCCTCGGTATCGACAACCATGACGAGGTGCTGGCCGACGCCCGCGCCATCCTGGGCACCGACGTCTTCGAGATCGCCTCGCTGCCGCCGTCCGTGCCCGGCATGCGCATGAACAATCGGCTGGTCAAGCTCGCCAAGGATGAGCGTGTCGACTACATGCTCGGCACCAAGGTCGTCGGGGCCACCGCCGGATCCGACGGCAAGCTGGAGTCGATCACCCTGCACACCACCGGACACGAGCGTGAGCTCAAGGCCGACGCCTTCGTGCTGGCCGCCGGCGGTTTCGAGTCCGGTGCCCTGCAGCTCGACTCGCACTACGAGCTGCACGACACGATTCTCGACCTGCCAGTGAAGATGCCCGAGGGTGCCAAGGCGGAGAACCTGACGCACGGCGACTACTGGGGCGATCCACAGCCGCTGTTCCTCTCCGGCGTCGACGTCGATGAGGACATGCGTGCCATTCATGACGGCAAGCCCGTCTACACCAACGTTTTCGCTGCTGGTGGCGTGATTGCCGGCGCAACTCGTTGGCAGGAGAAGTCCGGTGAGGGAATCGCGCTGGGATCGGCGATCAAGGCCGCTGACGCCGTCGCTGCCCAGCTGGGCGTCACTGCTGCGGAGAGGAACTGA
- the glpA gene encoding anaerobic glycerol-3-phosphate dehydrogenase subunit GlpA gives MRTMEADVVVIGGGATGAGVVRDVAMRGYSAILLDRADLGQGTTGRYHGLLHSGGRYVVSDQQSATECAEENAIVTRINADAVESTGGLFVVTPEDDLDFSDRWVEGATAAKVPFEEITVGEALRREPRLNPGIKRAFAVQDGTVDGWQMVWGAAHSAEDYGAQILTYHEVTGIELDGDQVSAVKATALKTGEQITINTKFVLNAAGPWAGKIAEMVGCHDVDVVAGRGIMIAMNHRLVNTVVNRCIYPADGDILVPVHTVSIIGTTDVKEEDPDRLPIPRNEVQQMLDSGEALIPGFRESRAVHAWSGARPLFKDKRVAASDTRHMSRGMSILDHGSRDGVKGIASIIGGKLTTYRLMAKNIVDVMVEQLGDDRPCRTAEEAVPGSTSGKNYLITHRLGENEERRAATGLVRGGDPAKVPAKSKIDDQVICECELMSRKAFTDLLAEQPDATFDDLRRQLRLGMGPCQGGFCSMRATGVALEEGAIDAERATGLLRLFLKNRWIGLWPILYGEQVRQTALDDWIFQGTFDVEHLPVPESEVVL, from the coding sequence ATGAGAACCATGGAGGCGGATGTCGTCGTCATCGGTGGCGGTGCCACCGGGGCAGGCGTTGTCCGGGATGTAGCAATGCGCGGGTATTCCGCCATTCTGCTCGACAGGGCCGACCTCGGCCAGGGCACCACGGGCCGGTATCACGGCCTGCTGCATTCCGGTGGACGTTACGTCGTCTCTGACCAGCAGTCGGCCACCGAGTGCGCCGAGGAGAACGCCATCGTCACGCGGATCAACGCAGACGCGGTCGAGAGCACCGGCGGACTCTTCGTCGTCACCCCGGAGGACGACCTCGACTTCTCAGATCGTTGGGTTGAAGGGGCCACCGCTGCCAAGGTGCCCTTCGAGGAGATCACCGTTGGTGAGGCACTTCGTCGTGAGCCCCGCCTCAACCCCGGGATCAAACGTGCCTTCGCGGTGCAGGACGGCACCGTCGATGGCTGGCAGATGGTGTGGGGAGCCGCCCACTCCGCCGAGGACTACGGCGCCCAGATCCTCACCTACCACGAGGTGACCGGCATCGAGCTGGACGGGGACCAGGTCTCCGCCGTCAAGGCCACCGCCCTCAAGACGGGCGAGCAGATCACCATCAACACCAAGTTCGTCCTCAACGCCGCTGGCCCGTGGGCCGGCAAGATCGCCGAGATGGTCGGATGTCACGACGTCGACGTCGTCGCCGGTCGCGGCATCATGATCGCCATGAACCACCGTCTGGTGAACACCGTCGTCAACCGGTGTATCTACCCGGCCGACGGTGACATCCTCGTGCCGGTGCACACCGTGTCGATCATCGGTACCACCGACGTCAAGGAAGAGGACCCGGATCGTCTGCCGATTCCTCGCAACGAGGTGCAGCAGATGCTCGACTCCGGCGAGGCCCTCATCCCCGGGTTCCGCGAGTCCCGCGCCGTGCACGCCTGGTCGGGCGCCCGCCCGCTGTTCAAGGACAAGCGCGTGGCAGCTTCCGACACCCGGCACATGTCGCGCGGCATGAGCATCCTCGACCACGGCTCCCGTGACGGCGTCAAGGGCATCGCCTCCATCATCGGCGGCAAGCTCACCACGTACCGCCTCATGGCCAAGAACATCGTCGACGTCATGGTCGAGCAGCTGGGCGACGATCGCCCCTGCCGCACCGCCGAGGAGGCCGTGCCCGGCTCGACCTCCGGCAAGAACTACCTCATCACCCATCGCCTGGGTGAGAACGAGGAGCGTCGTGCCGCCACCGGCCTGGTGCGCGGCGGTGACCCTGCCAAGGTGCCCGCCAAGTCCAAGATCGACGACCAGGTGATCTGTGAGTGTGAGCTCATGAGTCGCAAGGCCTTCACCGATCTGCTGGCCGAGCAGCCGGACGCCACCTTCGACGACCTGCGTCGTCAGCTGCGTCTGGGCATGGGGCCCTGCCAGGGTGGCTTCTGCTCCATGCGCGCCACCGGCGTCGCCCTCGAGGAGGGTGCCATTGACGCCGAGCGTGCCACCGGCCTGCTGCGCCTGTTCCTCAAGAACCGGTGGATCGGTCTGTGGCCGATCCTCTACGGTGAGCAGGTTCGCCAGACCGCTCTCGACGACTGGATCTTCCAGGGGACCTTCGACGTCGAGCACCTTCCGGTCCCCGAGAGCGAGGTTGTACTGTGA
- a CDS encoding DUF2079 domain-containing protein, which produces MSIVIIVTLCYSTYALIRHTVFRSAGYDLGIFDQAVRNYAHFHLPYSPLKGVSFNLLGDHFHPLLMVFAPLYWIWDDPRMLLVGQAIVVALSLPLLTRIAERRMHPIAARIFTVLIAFSWPMQGLIDFNFHEICMAIPLVCLAYDALDRRSFTPFIVACVLLLGVREDLGTVVALLGLVWAWEVWRTTHDHRQALRGVYMFLGGIVAFVVITRLVIPSLAPDGTFAYWDYPDFGSSLSDMLAMIVQHPLKSLGIAFGNSYKRQTLLLLVEPFFFLCLGSVRWLPCLPILLSRMWSNRPLLWMGMFHYNAIEFVIFAIAAVTVVGRVSKNWRKAVVAVLLVSITYSYRIAHLEGEWTEPFRQLPQDVRTIKNNPRIDAINEMLAAVPENTCVTADDRVAPHLTSTNRVTVPGAPTPRTDLVILDMTQADTGNGLSKPSDALKDYEDQGYQRIADKENYILLSTSNVVPDKKLCGPTAP; this is translated from the coding sequence GTGTCGATCGTCATCATCGTGACGCTGTGCTACAGCACGTACGCCCTCATTCGTCACACTGTCTTCAGGTCAGCGGGGTACGACCTGGGGATATTCGACCAAGCGGTACGCAATTATGCGCACTTCCATCTCCCCTACTCGCCCCTCAAGGGGGTCTCATTCAACCTGCTCGGCGACCATTTCCATCCGCTGCTGATGGTTTTCGCACCGCTGTACTGGATCTGGGACGATCCGCGAATGTTGCTCGTGGGACAGGCAATCGTGGTGGCATTGAGCCTGCCGCTGCTCACCCGGATCGCCGAACGACGAATGCATCCGATCGCAGCACGGATCTTCACCGTTCTCATCGCCTTCTCGTGGCCGATGCAGGGGCTCATCGACTTCAACTTTCACGAGATCTGCATGGCCATCCCCCTGGTCTGCCTGGCCTATGACGCCCTGGATCGTCGCTCGTTCACACCGTTCATCGTGGCATGCGTCCTGTTGCTCGGCGTGCGGGAAGACCTGGGAACCGTCGTCGCCCTGCTGGGACTGGTCTGGGCTTGGGAGGTATGGCGCACGACCCACGACCATCGACAGGCGCTGCGTGGTGTGTACATGTTCCTCGGGGGCATCGTCGCATTCGTCGTCATCACGAGGCTGGTCATTCCGTCGCTGGCACCGGACGGCACCTTCGCCTACTGGGACTACCCAGATTTCGGATCGAGCCTCTCGGACATGCTCGCCATGATCGTGCAGCACCCTCTCAAAAGCCTCGGCATCGCATTCGGCAACAGTTACAAGCGCCAGACCCTCCTGCTCCTCGTCGAACCGTTCTTCTTCCTGTGTCTCGGATCGGTGCGCTGGTTGCCGTGCCTGCCAATTCTGTTGTCGCGGATGTGGTCGAACCGCCCCCTGCTGTGGATGGGCATGTTCCACTACAACGCCATCGAATTCGTCATCTTCGCCATCGCAGCGGTGACAGTCGTGGGAAGGGTCTCGAAGAACTGGCGAAAGGCGGTGGTGGCCGTCCTGCTGGTCAGCATCACCTACTCATATCGAATTGCACACTTGGAAGGTGAGTGGACAGAGCCGTTCCGGCAACTTCCCCAGGATGTGCGGACGATCAAGAACAATCCGCGGATTGATGCCATCAATGAGATGCTCGCAGCGGTACCAGAAAACACCTGCGTGACCGCAGACGACCGAGTCGCGCCCCACCTCACCTCAACCAATCGAGTCACGGTCCCCGGCGCCCCCACCCCCAGAACAGACCTCGTCATTCTCGACATGACACAGGCAGACACCGGCAATGGTCTGTCCAAGCCCTCGGACGCCTTGAAGGATTACGAGGATCAGGGATATCAGCGCATTGCGGACAAGGAGAACTACATCCTTCTCAGCACGAGCAATGTCGTACCAGACAAGAAGCTGTGCGGACCTACGGCGCCATAG
- a CDS encoding 2-hydroxyacid dehydrogenase has product MKRIVVTAPQLTDIVARELDGCEIIGGGHAMTREELAEQIVEADALLSSLSDPLDADMLARATKLEVIGQCAAGFNNIDVDAARDRGIVVTTTPGVLHETTADLAFGLMLMVTRRLGEAERYVRAKQPWHYDHTFMLGMGLQGATLGIIGLGQIGEAMSRRAAAFGMDVVYTARHDKDASAIDATNPNTAPTRRVELDELLRTSDVVSVHCPLTEQTRHIIDADALAAMKSTAYLVNTARGACVDEKALVTALRNGEIAGAGLDVYENEPDIEPELYDMDNVVLLPHIGSAARRTREKMTELAARNIAAVLGGKDALTPVG; this is encoded by the coding sequence ATGAAACGCATCGTTGTCACAGCACCTCAACTCACCGACATCGTCGCCCGTGAGCTCGACGGATGCGAGATCATCGGCGGGGGCCACGCAATGACGCGCGAGGAGCTCGCCGAGCAGATAGTCGAGGCGGATGCCCTGCTCAGCAGCCTGTCCGATCCACTGGACGCCGACATGCTCGCCCGGGCCACCAAGCTCGAGGTCATCGGCCAGTGCGCCGCCGGATTCAACAACATCGACGTCGACGCAGCGCGCGACCGCGGCATCGTCGTCACGACGACGCCGGGTGTGCTGCACGAGACCACCGCGGATCTCGCCTTCGGACTCATGCTCATGGTGACGCGTCGGCTGGGTGAGGCCGAACGGTACGTGCGGGCCAAGCAACCGTGGCACTACGACCACACCTTCATGCTGGGCATGGGGTTGCAAGGTGCCACCTTGGGGATCATCGGTTTGGGCCAGATCGGTGAGGCCATGTCACGACGTGCTGCTGCCTTCGGTATGGACGTCGTCTACACCGCGCGACACGACAAGGACGCCTCGGCCATCGACGCCACCAACCCCAACACTGCCCCCACTCGGCGTGTCGAGCTCGACGAGTTGCTGAGGACCAGTGACGTCGTCTCCGTGCACTGTCCACTCACCGAGCAGACACGTCACATCATCGACGCCGATGCGCTGGCCGCCATGAAGAGTACGGCCTACCTCGTCAACACGGCGCGAGGTGCCTGTGTCGATGAGAAGGCCCTCGTCACTGCCCTGCGCAATGGCGAGATCGCAGGAGCCGGGCTGGACGTCTACGAGAACGAACCTGACATCGAACCCGAGCTCTATGACATGGACAATGTGGTACTGCTGCCCCACATCGGCTCAGCGGCTCGACGGACGCGCGAAAAGATGACCGAACTCGCTGCGCGCAACATTGCCGCCGTGCTCGGGGGAAAGGATGCTCTCACCCCGGTGGGATGA
- a CDS encoding chloride channel protein encodes MRRFRKALVPHRPKAFRDSLNRWLLMGLLIGLLSGVGAIIFFFCLETGTHWLLEGLGGYRPPGTLGEGDGSPGSSMSRPWAIPLVVAGGALVSGTLVHFVAPTAQGHGTDNAIHAVHHDPAELRPKVAVVKIIASSLVIGSGGSGGREGPTAQISATAMSALCKRLNIRTPDARIAVSAAMASGIGAIFRAPLGGALLGAELLYRDDMEADAMMPSLISSIVAYVTFGSVYGFSPIFGTLSGVQFSKPVQLIWFIFLGLAAGLMGRLYAVVFYKGSDLFAKLRLPGWLKPAVGGLCVGLLGLLLPQALGTGYGDVQQEMYADVLVKMPMIIVLAIPFAKILSTTLSIGSGGSGGVFGPGMVIGGATGAAMWRLLETLPGMPASPMSFVIVGMISCFGAVAHAPLGMMLMVGEMTGNLSLLAPAMIAVAVASRAVGEVSIYRSQLRDRLEGREVHETFETAKAARRKKERSADGAQ; translated from the coding sequence CTGCGCAGGTTCCGCAAGGCCCTCGTCCCGCACCGTCCCAAGGCGTTCCGGGACTCCTTGAACCGTTGGCTCCTCATGGGCCTGCTCATCGGCCTGTTGTCAGGAGTCGGTGCCATCATCTTCTTCTTCTGTCTGGAGACCGGCACCCACTGGCTGCTGGAGGGGCTGGGCGGCTATCGACCCCCGGGCACCCTGGGTGAGGGAGACGGCAGCCCTGGCAGCTCCATGTCTCGGCCGTGGGCCATCCCGTTGGTGGTCGCAGGCGGTGCCCTCGTCTCGGGCACCCTGGTGCACTTCGTCGCCCCCACCGCCCAGGGACATGGCACTGACAACGCCATTCACGCCGTCCATCATGATCCTGCCGAGCTTCGACCCAAGGTGGCAGTGGTCAAGATCATTGCCTCCTCCCTGGTCATCGGTTCGGGCGGTTCCGGCGGGCGCGAGGGCCCGACGGCCCAGATCAGCGCGACCGCCATGTCGGCGCTGTGCAAACGGCTCAACATCCGCACCCCCGACGCACGTATCGCCGTGTCAGCAGCCATGGCCTCGGGCATCGGGGCGATTTTCCGTGCCCCGTTGGGCGGTGCCCTGCTCGGCGCTGAGCTGCTCTACCGCGACGACATGGAGGCCGACGCGATGATGCCCTCGCTCATCAGCTCGATCGTCGCCTACGTGACCTTCGGATCCGTCTACGGGTTCAGCCCGATCTTCGGCACCCTGTCGGGCGTGCAGTTCTCCAAACCGGTGCAACTCATCTGGTTCATCTTCCTGGGGCTGGCTGCCGGCCTCATGGGTCGGCTCTACGCAGTGGTGTTCTACAAGGGCTCCGACCTGTTCGCCAAGCTGCGGCTGCCTGGCTGGCTCAAGCCTGCCGTGGGAGGCCTGTGCGTCGGGCTGCTCGGCCTGCTGCTGCCCCAGGCGTTGGGCACCGGCTACGGCGACGTGCAGCAGGAGATGTACGCCGACGTGCTCGTCAAGATGCCGATGATCATCGTCCTGGCCATCCCCTTCGCGAAGATCCTCTCGACGACCCTGTCCATCGGTTCCGGCGGTTCCGGCGGTGTGTTCGGCCCCGGCATGGTCATTGGTGGGGCCACCGGCGCGGCCATGTGGCGACTGCTGGAGACCTTGCCCGGCATGCCTGCCTCGCCGATGAGTTTCGTCATCGTCGGCATGATCTCCTGTTTCGGGGCTGTGGCACACGCCCCACTGGGGATGATGCTCATGGTCGGCGAGATGACCGGAAACCTCTCCCTGCTGGCCCCCGCGATGATTGCCGTCGCCGTGGCCTCGCGAGCCGTGGGTGAGGTCTCGATCTACCGGTCCCAGTTGCGCGACCGTCTGGAGGGACGGGAGGTGCACGAGACCTTCGAGACGGCGAAGGCAGCACGCAGGAAGAAAGAGAGGAGTGCCGACGGAGCCCAGTGA
- a CDS encoding amino acid permease → MTHSISEANESATAPKMKGRQLVMMSLGSAIGTGLFVGSGKGVAAAGPAVLIAYVISGLLVIAIMYMLGEMVAAHPDSGAFSVYAERAMGPAVGFAVGWVWWIQLVVVVAAEATAAASVLYAMWPVAPTWLMSLIFLVALTGINLLGVDRFGEFEFWFSLIKVAAVVVFLVVGVLMILGLTKAPAPGLSNVIHHGGFLPNGMSGLTSALLIVVFAFGGIEIMAVAAAETEDPARNVGRAVRTIIWRILLFYMGSVAIMVVVLPWDDPALAKSSFVAVLNHAGIPVAAEIMGVVIVLALLSSLNANLYGAARMLGSLADRSLAPRALTASRTRSVPVATILASVSVGLVSVVCTYIWGDKVLDVLLTLVGATIIVTYTSTIASQFILRRRADAAGEHLPLRLWGYPWVPIVSALVVLGIVVLGMTADGLRQQLLSTFALTLVIYLIGRVHVRRKSAVSSETSVTADQEDNSESSVGLDATVEPTVTADHR, encoded by the coding sequence ATGACTCACTCCATCAGTGAGGCCAACGAGTCCGCTACAGCACCCAAGATGAAGGGCCGCCAGCTCGTCATGATGAGCCTTGGCAGTGCCATCGGCACCGGCCTGTTCGTCGGGTCAGGAAAGGGCGTGGCAGCAGCCGGCCCGGCGGTACTGATCGCTTATGTGATCTCCGGGTTGCTCGTCATTGCCATCATGTACATGCTTGGCGAGATGGTGGCGGCCCACCCGGACTCCGGGGCGTTTTCCGTCTATGCCGAGCGAGCGATGGGCCCGGCAGTGGGCTTCGCCGTCGGATGGGTCTGGTGGATCCAGCTCGTCGTCGTCGTGGCAGCCGAGGCCACGGCGGCCGCCTCCGTGTTGTACGCCATGTGGCCGGTGGCCCCGACCTGGCTCATGTCGCTGATCTTCCTGGTGGCCCTCACCGGCATCAACCTGTTGGGCGTGGACCGGTTCGGCGAGTTCGAGTTCTGGTTCTCCCTCATCAAGGTTGCGGCGGTGGTCGTCTTCCTCGTCGTGGGAGTGCTCATGATCCTCGGGCTGACGAAGGCACCGGCCCCGGGGCTGAGCAACGTCATCCACCACGGTGGCTTCCTGCCCAATGGCATGAGTGGGCTGACATCGGCCCTGCTCATCGTCGTCTTCGCCTTCGGTGGTATCGAGATCATGGCCGTTGCCGCCGCAGAGACCGAGGATCCGGCTCGCAACGTGGGACGTGCGGTGCGCACCATCATCTGGCGCATCCTGCTGTTCTACATGGGGTCGGTGGCCATCATGGTCGTCGTGCTGCCCTGGGACGATCCTGCCCTGGCCAAGTCGTCATTCGTCGCCGTGCTCAACCATGCCGGGATCCCGGTGGCCGCCGAGATCATGGGAGTCGTCATCGTCCTGGCCCTGTTGTCGAGTCTCAACGCCAACCTCTACGGTGCGGCTCGCATGCTGGGCTCCCTGGCCGATCGTAGCCTGGCCCCCCGCGCGTTGACGGCATCGAGGACCCGCTCGGTGCCGGTCGCCACGATCCTCGCCTCGGTGAGCGTCGGTCTCGTCTCTGTGGTGTGCACTTACATCTGGGGTGACAAGGTGCTCGACGTGCTGCTCACCCTGGTCGGGGCGACGATCATCGTCACCTACACCTCGACGATCGCCTCACAGTTCATTCTGCGACGTCGTGCGGATGCCGCCGGTGAACACCTGCCACTGCGGCTGTGGGGCTACCCGTGGGTGCCGATCGTCTCGGCCCTGGTCGTCCTGGGGATCGTCGTCCTCGGGATGACGGCTGACGGGTTGCGTCAGCAGTTGCTGTCCACCTTCGCCCTGACTCTCGTGATCTACCTCATCGGCAGGGTGCACGTGCGCCGGAAGTCAGCGGTGAGCTCAGAAACATCCGTGACCGCGGACCAGGAAGATAACTCCGAGTCTTCAGTGGGCTTGGATGCAACCGTGGAGCCGACGGTGACTGCAGACCACCGGTGA
- a CDS encoding metallophosphoesterase family protein: MTRFLHTSDWQLGQVRHYLSPRNDGDDPQARFTQARIDAIRTIGGLARQRECEFVVVAGDVFETQNVSTTIVARSLKAIESIELPVYLLPGNHDSLEPGNIWERIKLPSNATLLDGTDPIRVADGVEIVGVPLLARHQSTDPLEPVVKNLASDATTRILVGHGQLEGLSGNTSEALLAREPLLAAIERSAVSYVALGDRHIAWPSDDPHGPIRYSGTQETTSFNEPGRGTAVVVDLDEHGVTAETVEVGTWLHTRISMDLSTDEDLETLREKLAAFTEPDRTIVRYDLHGSVSLQQKIRLSEILDDAETQFASLEPSDNRNDLTVVPDDVDFTDLDLPAWGEQGVEELTAMSTDPALPQEERDCAADALSLLYRLAH, from the coding sequence ATGACCCGTTTTCTGCACACCTCCGACTGGCAACTGGGGCAGGTGCGCCACTACCTGTCGCCGCGCAATGACGGCGACGATCCCCAAGCGCGTTTCACCCAGGCACGTATCGACGCGATCCGCACCATTGGTGGGCTCGCCCGGCAGCGTGAGTGTGAGTTCGTCGTCGTGGCCGGTGACGTCTTCGAGACGCAGAATGTCTCCACCACCATCGTGGCCAGGTCCCTCAAGGCCATCGAGTCCATCGAGCTGCCGGTGTACCTGCTGCCGGGAAACCACGACTCCCTGGAACCAGGAAACATCTGGGAGCGCATCAAGCTGCCATCCAACGCCACACTGCTGGACGGCACCGATCCCATCCGGGTGGCAGATGGCGTCGAGATCGTTGGAGTACCGCTGCTGGCCAGGCACCAGAGCACCGATCCGCTGGAACCGGTCGTCAAGAATCTGGCCTCCGACGCAACGACTCGAATCCTCGTGGGGCACGGTCAGCTGGAGGGACTCAGCGGCAACACGTCCGAGGCACTCCTCGCCCGTGAACCCCTCTTGGCCGCCATCGAGCGATCGGCCGTGAGCTACGTCGCCCTGGGTGACCGTCACATCGCCTGGCCGTCAGACGATCCGCATGGCCCCATTCGCTACAGCGGTACCCAGGAGACGACGAGTTTCAACGAGCCTGGCCGGGGAACCGCCGTCGTCGTCGATCTCGACGAGCATGGCGTCACCGCCGAGACCGTGGAGGTCGGCACTTGGTTGCACACACGGATCAGCATGGATCTCAGCACCGACGAGGACCTGGAAACGCTGCGCGAGAAGCTCGCGGCCTTCACCGAACCTGATCGCACCATCGTGCGTTATGACCTGCACGGCTCGGTGTCGCTGCAGCAGAAGATTCGACTGTCGGAGATCCTGGACGATGCCGAGACCCAGTTCGCGAGCCTGGAACCCAGCGACAACCGCAATGACCTCACCGTCGTGCCCGACGACGTCGACTTCACCGACCTGGACCTGCCGGCGTGGGGCGAGCAGGGAGTCGAGGAACTCACCGCCATGTCCACGGACCCGGCCCTGCCACAGGAGGAACGAGACTGCGCTGCGGACGCCTTGAGCCTGCTCTACCGGCTCGCGCACTGA